In Tachysurus fulvidraco isolate hzauxx_2018 chromosome 3, HZAU_PFXX_2.0, whole genome shotgun sequence, a single window of DNA contains:
- the stk40 gene encoding serine/threonine-protein kinase 40 isoform X2: MSRRRVAERGAGESSGRASKLLCPGISGNNAKRAGPFVLGPRLGNSPVQSIVQCLARKDGTDDFYQLKILTLEERADSSGETQEERQGKMLLHTEYSLLSLLHNQDGVVHHHGLFQDRSCEVVEDVEASRTRRMKKRICLVLDCLCAHDFSDKTVDLINLQHYVIKEKRLSEREAIVIFCDVVRVVEALHKKNIVHRDLKLGNMVLNKRTHRITITNFCLGKHLVSEEDLLKDQRGSPAYISPDVLSGRPYRGKPSDMWALGVVLFTMLYGQFPFYDSIPQELFRKIKAAEYSIPEDGRVSESTVCLIRKLLVLDPQQRLTASEVLESLSGIIASWHSVSSMSGPLQVVPDIDDQLNQPEHLQEVKVTEESSQYEFENYMRQQLLLAEEKNTIHEAKSFLTKRQFGSVPPVRRLGHDAQPVSPLDAAILAQRYLRK; encoded by the exons ATGTCTAGACGCCGTGTTGCAGAGAGAGGGGCAGGGGAGTCCTCTGGCAGGGCAAGCAAGCTTCTTTGTCCTGGGATATCTGGCAACAATGCTAAGAGAGCCGGACCCTTTGTCTTAG GGCCTCGGCTGGGAAACTCTCCTGTGCAGAGCATTGTGCAGTGTCTGGCCAGGAAAGATGGAACAGATGATTTCTACCAGCTAAAA ATTTTGACCCTGGAGGAGCGTGCAGACTCGTCTGGAGAGACGCAGGAGGAAAGGCAAGGCAAGATGCTGCTGCACACAGAATACTCGCTGCTGTCTCTCCTGCACAATCAGGATGGAGTGGTGCATCACCATGGCCTTTTTCAG GATCGCTCCTGTGAGGTTGTGGAGGATGTGGAGGCCAGTAGAACACGCAGGATGAAGAAGCGGATCTGTCTAGTGCTGGACTGCCTGTGTGCTCATGACTTCAGTGACAAAACAGTGGACCTCATCAACCTGCAACACTACGTCATCAAGGAGAAGAGACTCAGTGAGCGTGAGGCCATCGTCATCTTCTGTGATGTAGTTCGAGTGGTCGAGGCTCTGCATAAG aAGAACATTGTGCACCGAGACTTGAAGCTTGGAAACATGGTGCTTAACAAAAG GACTCACCGGATCACAATCACCAACTTCTGCCTGGGCAAGCATTTAGTGAGTGAAGAGGATCTACTGAAGGACCAGAGAGGCAGCCCGGCCTACATTAGCCCAGACGTCCTAAGTG GTCGGCCATACCGTGGGAAGCCTAGTGACATGTGGGCTCTCGGTGTAGTGCTGTTCACCATGCTGTATGGCCAGTTCCCCTTTTACGACAGCATACCTCAAGAGCTCTTTCGCAAGATCAAGGCTGCCGAGTACTCCATCCCAGA GGACGGCCGTGTGTCAGAAAGCACAGTGTGTTTGATTCGTAAGCTGTTGGTGCTAGATCCCCAACAGAGGCTGACTGCGTCAGAGGTGCTCGAGTCTCTCAGTGGCATTATTGCCTCCTG GCATTCTGTATCATCTATGAGCGGCCCGCTGCAGGTAGTACCGGACATCGATGACCAGCTGAACCAACCCGAGCATCTGCAGGAG GTGAAGGTAACAGAAGAGTCGTCTCAGTACGAGTTTGAGAATTACATGCGCCAGCAGCTGCTGCTAGCTGAGGAGAAGAACACTATCCATGAGGCCAAGAGCTTCCTGACCAAGAGGCAGTTTGGCAGTGTACCACCTGTGAGGCGTCTGGGTCACGATGCTCAGCCTGTCAGCCCTCTGGACGCAGCCATACTGGCCCAACGCTATCTCAGAAAGTAG
- the stk40 gene encoding serine/threonine-protein kinase 40 isoform X1 gives MISRMSRRRVAERGAGESSGRASKLLCPGISGNNAKRAGPFVLGPRLGNSPVQSIVQCLARKDGTDDFYQLKILTLEERADSSGETQEERQGKMLLHTEYSLLSLLHNQDGVVHHHGLFQDRSCEVVEDVEASRTRRMKKRICLVLDCLCAHDFSDKTVDLINLQHYVIKEKRLSEREAIVIFCDVVRVVEALHKKNIVHRDLKLGNMVLNKRTHRITITNFCLGKHLVSEEDLLKDQRGSPAYISPDVLSGRPYRGKPSDMWALGVVLFTMLYGQFPFYDSIPQELFRKIKAAEYSIPEDGRVSESTVCLIRKLLVLDPQQRLTASEVLESLSGIIASWHSVSSMSGPLQVVPDIDDQLNQPEHLQEVKVTEESSQYEFENYMRQQLLLAEEKNTIHEAKSFLTKRQFGSVPPVRRLGHDAQPVSPLDAAILAQRYLRK, from the exons ATCAGCAGAATGTCTAGACGCCGTGTTGCAGAGAGAGGGGCAGGGGAGTCCTCTGGCAGGGCAAGCAAGCTTCTTTGTCCTGGGATATCTGGCAACAATGCTAAGAGAGCCGGACCCTTTGTCTTAG GGCCTCGGCTGGGAAACTCTCCTGTGCAGAGCATTGTGCAGTGTCTGGCCAGGAAAGATGGAACAGATGATTTCTACCAGCTAAAA ATTTTGACCCTGGAGGAGCGTGCAGACTCGTCTGGAGAGACGCAGGAGGAAAGGCAAGGCAAGATGCTGCTGCACACAGAATACTCGCTGCTGTCTCTCCTGCACAATCAGGATGGAGTGGTGCATCACCATGGCCTTTTTCAG GATCGCTCCTGTGAGGTTGTGGAGGATGTGGAGGCCAGTAGAACACGCAGGATGAAGAAGCGGATCTGTCTAGTGCTGGACTGCCTGTGTGCTCATGACTTCAGTGACAAAACAGTGGACCTCATCAACCTGCAACACTACGTCATCAAGGAGAAGAGACTCAGTGAGCGTGAGGCCATCGTCATCTTCTGTGATGTAGTTCGAGTGGTCGAGGCTCTGCATAAG aAGAACATTGTGCACCGAGACTTGAAGCTTGGAAACATGGTGCTTAACAAAAG GACTCACCGGATCACAATCACCAACTTCTGCCTGGGCAAGCATTTAGTGAGTGAAGAGGATCTACTGAAGGACCAGAGAGGCAGCCCGGCCTACATTAGCCCAGACGTCCTAAGTG GTCGGCCATACCGTGGGAAGCCTAGTGACATGTGGGCTCTCGGTGTAGTGCTGTTCACCATGCTGTATGGCCAGTTCCCCTTTTACGACAGCATACCTCAAGAGCTCTTTCGCAAGATCAAGGCTGCCGAGTACTCCATCCCAGA GGACGGCCGTGTGTCAGAAAGCACAGTGTGTTTGATTCGTAAGCTGTTGGTGCTAGATCCCCAACAGAGGCTGACTGCGTCAGAGGTGCTCGAGTCTCTCAGTGGCATTATTGCCTCCTG GCATTCTGTATCATCTATGAGCGGCCCGCTGCAGGTAGTACCGGACATCGATGACCAGCTGAACCAACCCGAGCATCTGCAGGAG GTGAAGGTAACAGAAGAGTCGTCTCAGTACGAGTTTGAGAATTACATGCGCCAGCAGCTGCTGCTAGCTGAGGAGAAGAACACTATCCATGAGGCCAAGAGCTTCCTGACCAAGAGGCAGTTTGGCAGTGTACCACCTGTGAGGCGTCTGGGTCACGATGCTCAGCCTGTCAGCCCTCTGGACGCAGCCATACTGGCCCAACGCTATCTCAGAAAGTAG